From a region of the Catharus ustulatus isolate bCatUst1 chromosome 11, bCatUst1.pri.v2, whole genome shotgun sequence genome:
- the IRF8 gene encoding interferon regulatory factor 8, which produces MCDRNGGRRLRQWLIEQIDSELYPGLIWENEHKSMFRIPWKHAGKQDYNQEVDASIFKAWAVFKGKFKEGDKAEPATWKTRLRCALNKSPDFEEVTDRSQLDISEPYKVYRIVPEEEQKCKAGIANGSSLNDVTEMDCSSSAIDELIKEPSCVDEYLGIIKRSPSPPQETCRNPPIPDWWVQQPSPALPLMNGYSSYEQYHSGYSQMVISFYYSGRLVGHVSTSCSEGCRISLGQPSGHGEKLYAPDALEHVRFPSADAIQNERQKQITRKLFGHLEKGVLLHSNKQGIFIKRLCQGRVFWSGNTMAYKDRPNKLDREDVVKIFDTNLFFRELQQFYNNQGRFPDSRVMLCFGEEFPDAVPLRCKLILVQVEQLYLRQVVDEAGKSCSSSPMLPMAEEPQHDQSYRIFQDVCPTRPLFRESQQIAV; this is translated from the exons ATGTGTGACCGGAACGGCGGCAGGCGCCTGCGGCAGTGGCTGATCGAGCAGATCGACAGCGAGCTCTACCCGGGGCTCATCTGGGAGAACGAGCACAAATCCATGTTCCGCATCCCCTGGAAGCACGCCGGCAAGCAGGACTACAACCAGGAGGTGGATGCTTCTATTTTCAAG GCCTGGGCTGTTTTCAAAGGCAAGTTCAAGGAAGGTGACAAAGCAGAGCCGGCCACGTGGAAGACGCGGCTTCGCTGCGCCCTCAACAAGAGCCCTGACTTTGAGGAGGTGACAGACAGGTCCCAGCTGGACATCTCTGAGCCCTACAAGGTTTATAGGATCGtgccagaggaggagcagaagt gcaaggcagggattgCCAACGGGAGCAGCCTGAACGATGTGACAGAGATggactgcagctcctctgccatcGATGAGCTCATCAAGGAG ccctCCTGTGTGGATGAATACCTGGGGATCATCAAGAGGAGCCCCTCACCCCCCCAGGAGACCTGCAGGAACCCCCCAATACCCGACTGGTGggtgcagcagcccagccctg CGTTGCCCCTGATGAATGGATACTCCAGCTATGAGCAGTATCACTCAG GTTACTCCCAGATGGTGATCAGCTTCTACTACAGCGGGAGGCTGGTGGGCCACGTCAGCACCTCGTGCTCTGAGGGCTGCAGGATCTCCCTGGGCCAGCCCTCGGGCCATGGGGAGAAGCTCTACGCCCCCGATGCCCTGGAGCACGTGCGGTTCCCCTCGGCCGACGCCATCCAGAACGAGCGCCAGAAGCAGATCACCAGGAAGCTCTTTGGGCACCTGGAGAAGGGTGTCCTCCTGCACAGCAACAAGCAGGGCATCTTCATCaagaggctgtgccagggaagggtcTTCTGGAGTGGCAACACCATGGCCTACAAGGACAGACCCAACAAACTGGACCGGGAGGATGTGGTGAAGATCTTTGACACCAATTTGTTCTTCCGAG agctgcagcagttttACAACAACCAGGGCCGCTTCCCAGACAGCAGAGTCATGCTGTGCTTCGGGGAGGAGTTCCCAGATGCGGTGCCACTGAGGTGTAAACTCATCCTTGTCCAG GTGGAGCAGCTGTACCTGAGGCAGGTGGTGGACGAGGCTggcaagagctgcagctccagccccatgCTCCCCATGGCTGAGGAGCCCCAGCACGACCAGAGCTACCGGATCTTCCAGGATGTTTGCCCCACGCGGCCGCTCTTCCGAGAGAGCCAGCAGATTGCAGtctga